One bacterium genomic region harbors:
- a CDS encoding Hsp20/alpha crystallin family protein has protein sequence MTLVRWLPRRDMLSVQQEMNRLFNNFFGESPAEDVEALWSPRIDVVEDKENYRVRLDLPGIRKEEIKITLRENVLTVSGERTEEAKQDGDTYHVLERRFGKFSRSLTLPSNVDASKIAAKMTDGVLTVTLPKAEEAKPREITIQTN, from the coding sequence ATGACATTAGTTCGTTGGTTACCACGCCGTGATATGCTATCGGTGCAGCAGGAAATGAATCGTCTCTTTAACAACTTCTTTGGCGAGAGCCCGGCGGAAGACGTGGAAGCATTGTGGTCGCCCCGGATCGACGTCGTGGAAGACAAAGAGAATTATCGCGTACGGCTCGATTTGCCCGGCATCCGAAAAGAAGAAATCAAGATCACGCTGCGGGAAAATGTCTTGACCGTCAGCGGCGAGCGTACCGAAGAGGCGAAACAGGACGGCGATACCTATCACGTATTGGAACGCCGGTTCGGAAAATTCAGCCGGTCGTTAACGTTGCCGAGTAACGTCGATGCGAGCAAGATTGCTGCGAAGATGACCGATGGCGTATTGACGGTAACGTTGCCGAAAGCGGAAGAAGCGAAACCACGCGAAATCACCATCCAGACGAATTAA